The segment AATTACTTGAACTTGAGCCTTACTCAAATAGAGCCTTCTATGCATGAGGTTACAAAAATGATAGAAAATACTGCTCTAGATGGTCAGTATTCAGATTTGTTGAAACAAACTGGAGATAAGTTGACCAATTCTTTTGAAACCATTCAGTCCAAAGTTATGCCATTTCAATAGTAGGGGAATGAATATTCATGACAATTATCAGACCCCGAGTGCATTTGCTTTTTACAAGAAGCTGTTAATCGCTGCATTGTTTTACTTCCTGTTGATGGTGGTGCGCTTCGTGTATTTTGAAGTAGATCCCTATGCGCAATGGGTTTATTTAGCCTTGTTGATACTTACTGGAGTTTGTATGGGGCTACTTCGATCATTTCGATTTTTGGGGTATTCGGTTTTTGTGTTTTCTGGTGGGTTGATTATTTCGTTTGTGCTGATGTGGATTCATACTGGTGGTATATATGGATCCTTGTCGACAACATACTATACCTTGTTGGTTGGATTCGTTGCTGTCCTACCTCGTAACTACAAGATTCCCTCGGCACTAGTGATTTGTACGATTTGTTTGACACTAAGTCTGTATTCAAATACGCCGATAGATGCAAACTCCGCAGCCTGGAGATGGATTGAGATCGATTACTTGATCAACTCCGTGATCATAGCAATATGCGTAGTGTATGTCAAAAGAGACTTGGAGAGTGAACGTCAGTCATACCTAAGCTACAATGATCAGATTGATCAATTGAATGAAGAATTGTTTCAAAAAAGAAAGAAACTGCTTGAGCAGCGCCATGAAATCCAGTCAACCAAAAATAATCTAGAAGATATCATCCTTCGTAAAACAGTCGAGTTGCAAAAGAAGAACAAGCAATTGTCCGATTATGCATACAATAATGCACATATTCTCAGGGCTCCTCTTTCCAATATCTTAGGACTGATTCAGATTCTTGAAAAGGAAAACTTGACCAAACCAGACCACCTTCAAGAGCTAAAGGGACTTAAGGAACGAGCAGATCACCTTGATCAATTGGTAAAAGAGGTCAATCAAATCCTGAGATAGATATGTCAAGAGAGGTAAGTAAAAAAGCGTATTTTATAGATATATACCTTTGTAATATAGGAGAGCCTTTATAAAGAATGGTCAGATTTGTTAATTTGCATTCAGATTGCTTACGGCAATCTCGTAATCAGCTATCAAAACATTCATGATCCGACTCAAGGAAATCTCTCTTGAAAGAAGCATACTCATCGTAGTTTGTGGCTTGTGCCTAATCAAAGTGGTGCATGGCCTGTATCTACTTTATCAGTATGATTTGGGTCAAGAAACGGCGATTTTATATTCTGGATTGTTGCTGATTACTATTGCATCTCTTGTATCAGCCTTTTATTCAAAATCTATTTTTCTAACCAGTTCAATTTTTGGTCTGGTTTTGACCTCTTTAGTATCTGTACTGTGGATATACAATGGAGGGCTAGTTGGCCTGTCCGAAATTAACCTGATGGCACTCATGGTTATTTTGATTATGGTTCATCGTGGCATGTGGTCAGTGGTATTTGGTCTATTTCTCTATGCCGTTCAGATGACTTTAATATGGGTTTGGTATTCTCATTATGAGTGGATTTCTGACATGGTACTTCCTTATTTTTACAATTTGACCTATTACCAGACTAC is part of the Reichenbachiella agarivorans genome and harbors:
- a CDS encoding phytochrome family protein yields the protein MNIHDNYQTPSAFAFYKKLLIAALFYFLLMVVRFVYFEVDPYAQWVYLALLILTGVCMGLLRSFRFLGYSVFVFSGGLIISFVLMWIHTGGIYGSLSTTYYTLLVGFVAVLPRNYKIPSALVICTICLTLSLYSNTPIDANSAAWRWIEIDYLINSVIIAICVVYVKRDLESERQSYLSYNDQIDQLNEELFQKRKKLLEQRHEIQSTKNNLEDIILRKTVELQKKNKQLSDYAYNNAHILRAPLSNILGLIQILEKENLTKPDHLQELKGLKERADHLDQLVKEVNQILR